TGGGATAATGTCATATTTCGACTAGGTGAGCAGTTGTCTGTCCGTCTGCCTCGTCGCCAACTTGCTGCCACTTTCATTGAACATGAGCAAAATTGGCTCCCCCAATTGCCAACTCTTCCGATTCCGATTCCCCTCCCTTACAGATTAGGTCTTCCAGGCCAAGGCTATCCCTGGAAATGGAGTGTTGTTTCTTGGTTTAGCGGGGTAACTGCTGACCGGCAAGAATTGAATCACAATCAAGCACAACGATTTGCGGCATTTTTGCGAGCGCTGCATACTCCTGCACCACCGAATGCCCCCTCCAACCCATTCAGAGGTGTACCGCTAGACCATCAAGTCACGCTTTTTGAAGAACGAATACAGCGCTCAAAACAAGTACAGAGGTTCTGGCAGTTCCTGTCTACCTTGATTAGTCCAGCGATTCAACAGGTTTGGAAGCAAGCATTAGATGTGCCAATCGATGTAGCACCAACCT
Above is a window of Ancylothrix sp. D3o DNA encoding:
- a CDS encoding phosphotransferase, coding for MSVRLPRRQLAATFIEHEQNWLPQLPTLPIPIPLPYRLGLPGQGYPWKWSVVSWFSGVTADRQELNHNQAQRFAAFLRALHTPAPPNAPSNPFRGVPLDHQVTLFEERIQRSKQVQRFWQFLSTLISPAIQQVWKQALDVPIDVAPTWIHGDLHPRNVLVENGVLTGVIDWGNITAGDPATDLAAIWMLFSEPQTRQKVALEYHTSNKTLLRAKGWAIYFGVVLLGIGLIGSPQYAAIGLKILQRIGEDASLFTE